The DNA segment GCGGCAGCGCCGGCAGCTTGTGCAAATGCGCTTGTGCTTGCAAATGCAGTTAGAATCACTGCTAGTGCCGCTATTGTTTTGTTACTTATAAATTTTCTTAAACTCATTTCCTTAAAAGTAGTAACGCTGTACTTCTATTATACTATTATTTTATTTACTGTATTAAGATCACTTATTACAAGTGATGATTCAAACTTTCCTGTAAGAACGGGTGGTTCTTGGCGATCAAAGGTTGTTTACTTAGTGCTCTTAAAACGGTAAAGGTAAACAATCCTACAAAACCTACGGCTGTTCCGATCTCAATAAAACCAAAAGCATGGTGTTCTTCAACCGTTCCAGGCATAATCATTTGGTAATAATCAACCCAGTGACCACACAATACGATGATACACACCGTTAGCATGATGTTTTCCTGCCTTTTATTATCTCTGTCCATTAATAACAATACCGGAGCTAAGAAATTCAGGATCAGGTTCAGATAGAACCAAAATTCGTAGTGATCGAACCTTTTGTAGAAGTATACAGTCTCTTCCGGCATGTTTGCATAATAGATCAGCATAAACTGAGCAAACCATACATAAGTCCAGAAAATAGAGAAACCGAAGATAAACTGTCCAAGGTTGTGTAAGTGACTATTGTTCACCCAGCTCATGTAACCTGCTTTTCTCAACAGGATAATGATGATGGCAATCGTTGCTAAACTGCTTACCCACATTGCGGCGAAGTTATACCAGCCAAACATAGTAGAGAACCAGTGTGCCTCTAATGACATGATCGTATCAAAAGCAAAGATTGGTGTAGTGAAACCGTAGATTACTAAAAATATACAAGAGTATTTAAAGCTTTTTCTGTAAGAGTTTAATCCTCCGGTTAAATCTTCATTTGTCGATAACTTCGCAAGAAGTACCGCAAAGATGCAATACACACCTAAGAAGATCACCTGACGTGCCATAAAGAAAGGTACGTTAAGGAAAGCCGACTTACCGTCGATTAATTTATCATAGTTAGGACTGTTGATGTCCGTTAAACCCGGAGCATTCCAGTGATGATATAAGTTGTGTGTGTACAAGCCTGCTGCCATTACTGCGATCAGAATAACCACTGCAATTGGTAATGTTTTGGCCATCGCCTGAGGTACACGTAGTATAGAAGCAGACCAACCTGCCTGTGCTACAAATTGAACAGCAAGAAAGAATGCACCTGACATGCAAACACATGCGAAGTAATAAGCCATCAGTAACAAGTTGGCAAAAGTACGCTCATGAAGCTCCTTAGCCGTAAAACCGTAGCCTATAGCTAATACCCCTACGGCAATAGCGACAAAGCTTAAGGTTTTTGCTTTACCTGTAAACTCAAACTGCTCAGTTAAATTATAATTGTGAGTTCCCATTTATTTGTGCTTTTCTATTGTATTTTTTGTAATTGTTGAACATACATCACGACTTTCCATCTCTCTTCAGGAGACAATTGTGAGGCATGTGAACCCATGTTGTTTAGACCATACATAATCGTATGGTAAATTTTTCCTGCGCTCAGGTCTTTCATGTTACCACCACGTGAGGAAGTTGCATCACCATGGTAAGAAGGAATACCACTAACCTTTTCGATTTTTACCAGGTGACCTTGTCCGTCTCCCTTTTCTCCATGACATGGAGCACAAAATACCGTGAAGTAATGCTTTCCTGAAATCAGGTTTTGCTCTGTGGCCGGAACTGGATTCACCAAAGCGGCACCTGCTGCTTCATAACCTTCTTTAGTATTCGGATAATCATATTTATCGAATCCTACAGGAGCGGTATGAGCCGGTGGCGTTTGTGCCGTCTGTCCGTTCTTAAAGTTTTTGTTTGGCTGATCCGGGTTATAAGCAATCGGATCATACATGTTCCTTGCATATTCTAAACCTGTACTCTGCTTATCCTTACATGCTGAAAATATTACAGCACTGGCAAGAATACAAAATGAGGCTAAAACTACTTTATTCTTATTCATAGCTAATGTACTTCCTTTCATTGTGCTTAATTTCTAAAGCACCTGCATCTTTTAATAAACCATCTATCTTACTATGTTCCGCGTTTTCTTTTGCATCAATAGCGATAATAAATCTGTCGTCTGTTGCCCTTAAGTCCATCACTCTTGGTGCTCTTCCAGGGAATAAATGTGTAGAAGCATAATAAGCACCTACCAAACTGAATGCACAGAAAAGGATCGTCACCTCAAACATAATCGGAATAAAATCCGGAAGTGCTAAAGCTGGTTTACCACCGATATTATGTTTCCAGTCTACCACCGAGGTTAAGTAGATCAGTGCAAATGCAGACATAGTTCCTGTAATCCCGCAAAAGAAAGCGAGAATATCTAACCTGGATCTTTTGACCCCTAATTTAGCTTCGATGCCGTGAATAGGCATTGGCGTATAAACATCATGTATCTTAATGTTATTTTCCTGT comes from the Pedobacter sp. FW305-3-2-15-E-R2A2 genome and includes:
- a CDS encoding quinol:cytochrome C oxidoreductase gives rise to the protein MGTHNYNLTEQFEFTGKAKTLSFVAIAVGVLAIGYGFTAKELHERTFANLLLMAYYFACVCMSGAFFLAVQFVAQAGWSASILRVPQAMAKTLPIAVVILIAVMAAGLYTHNLYHHWNAPGLTDINSPNYDKLIDGKSAFLNVPFFMARQVIFLGVYCIFAVLLAKLSTNEDLTGGLNSYRKSFKYSCIFLVIYGFTTPIFAFDTIMSLEAHWFSTMFGWYNFAAMWVSSLATIAIIIILLRKAGYMSWVNNSHLHNLGQFIFGFSIFWTYVWFAQFMLIYYANMPEETVYFYKRFDHYEFWFYLNLILNFLAPVLLLMDRDNKRQENIMLTVCIIVLCGHWVDYYQMIMPGTVEEHHAFGFIEIGTAVGFVGLFTFTVLRALSKQPLIAKNHPFLQESLNHHL
- a CDS encoding cytochrome c, giving the protein MNKNKVVLASFCILASAVIFSACKDKQSTGLEYARNMYDPIAYNPDQPNKNFKNGQTAQTPPAHTAPVGFDKYDYPNTKEGYEAAGAALVNPVPATEQNLISGKHYFTVFCAPCHGEKGDGQGHLVKIEKVSGIPSYHGDATSSRGGNMKDLSAGKIYHTIMYGLNNMGSHASQLSPEERWKVVMYVQQLQKIQ
- a CDS encoding DUF3341 domain-containing protein; its protein translation is MSNIKYILGSFGDPDEMMHGIEKLQENNIKIHDVYTPMPIHGIEAKLGVKRSRLDILAFFCGITGTMSAFALIYLTSVVDWKHNIGGKPALALPDFIPIMFEVTILFCAFSLVGAYYASTHLFPGRAPRVMDLRATDDRFIIAIDAKENAEHSKIDGLLKDAGALEIKHNERKYISYE